The Glycine soja cultivar W05 chromosome 3, ASM419377v2, whole genome shotgun sequence genome window below encodes:
- the LOC114405067 gene encoding protein FAR1-RELATED SEQUENCE 5-like, translating to MRSDTYTSSRGRTSFVLIGCERSGKYKCRKKEFVRRDTSTRKCGCPFKIHGKPVHGGEGWTVKLICGIHNHELAKTLVGHPYAGRLTDDEKNIIADMTKSNVKPRNILLTLKEHNANSCTTIKQIYNARSVYRSSIRGDDTEMQHLMRLLERDQYIHWHRLRDQDVVCDLFWCHPDAVKLCNTCHLVFLIDSTYKTNRYMLPLLDFVGVTPTGMTFSAGFAYLEGERVNNLVWALEWFQGLFLRNDRLHVVIVIDRDLALMNAVKVVFPECMNLLCRFHIDKNVKAKCKSLIG from the coding sequence ATGAGGTCTGATACATATACTAGTAGCAGAGGAAGaacttcatttgtgttaattgggtgtgaaaggagcgGTAAGTACAAGtgtaggaagaaagaatttgttagaagagacaCAAGCACTagaaaatgtggttgtccctttaAGATTCATGGAAAACCAGTGCATGGAGGTGAAGGTTGGACGGTGAAGCTGATATGTGGGATTCACAACCATGAATTGGCGAagaccttagttggacatccatatgctgGGAGATTGACAGATGATGAGAAGAATATcattgctgatatgacgaagtcGAATGTAAAACCAAGAAATATCCTACTAACATTGAAGGAGCACAACGCCAACAGTTGcaccacaatcaaacaaatctacaatgcaagaagtgtaTATCGTTCTTCAATCAGAGGAGATGACACTGAAATGCAACACCTAATGAGGCTCCTTGAACGTGaccaatacattcattggcatagattgaggGATCAAGATGTGGTGTGTGatttgttttggtgtcacccagatgcagttaAGTTATGTAACACATGTCATCTTGTTTTTttgatagacagtacctacaaaacaaataggtacatGCTCCCATTGCTTGACTTTGTAGGGGTGACACCAACCGGGATGACtttctctgctgggtttgcatatctggagggtgaGCGCGTGAACAATCTTGTATGGGCattggaatggtttcaaggcctttttttaagaaatgatcGCCTTCATGTTGTTATTGTCATAGACAGAGACCTAGCCCTgatgaatgctgtgaaagttgTGTTTCCGGAGTGTAtgaatttgttgtgcaggtttcacatagacaagaatgtgaaggcaaagtGCAAATCGCTAATTGGTTAG
- the LOC114405068 gene encoding protein MAIN-LIKE 2-like, with the protein MVRTHGLGRVLGAGRERPEDVPQLHEDVPHVSDATPEMTGATDAVYTEGVATDGSLGSPAADEGFPGGPRDPSVLTGFAEHVAHNIWSGQERPDLKLVFHGRKVDKIGRPVPEIEGMIAATRLSSLIRCSVITTDPGLISAFVERWHCETSTFYLPVGKLTITLDGVASLLHVPITGTLPKFEPLVTSDVIGLLTELLKVSHEEATAETQQAGGPHVRLGWLWDLYESQCRARRWVVAARTYLLHLVGCTLFTNKSSTHVHVMHLEAFRDLAQAGGFAWGATALVHMYEHLNDASQASTR; encoded by the exons atggttagaacaCACGGTTTAGGTCGTGTGTTAGGAGCTGGTAGAG AGAGACCTGAGGATGTGCCTCAGTTGCATGAGGATGTTCCTCATGTGTCTGATGCTACCCCAGAGATGACAGGCGCCACCGATGCTGTTTACACAGAGGGAGTGGCTACTGATGGGAGCTTGGGGTCACCTGCTGCAGAtgagggattccctggtgggCCACGCGACCCATCGGTTTTGACAGGTTTTGCTGAGCATGTCGCACACAACATCTGGAGTGGACAG gaACGACCCGATCTGAAATTGGTCTTCCACGGTAGAAAAGTAGATAAAATTGGGAGACCAGTGCCTGAGATCGAAGGCATGATTGCTGCCACCAGATTGAGTTCACTGATCAGGTGTTCTGTTATCACCACTGATCCTGGACTCATATCCGCCTTCGTCGAGAGGTGGCATTGCGAGACTAGCACGTTCTACCTGCCAGTAGGCAAGTTGACGATCACGCTGGATGGCGTGGCATCACTCCTACACGTTCCCATCACTGGCACGCTGCCTAAGTTCGAGCCGCTGGTTACTTCAGATGTGATTGGTCTACTAACGGAGCTTCTTAAGGTCAGTCATGAGGAGGCTACAGCTGAGACCCAACAGGCTGGTGGGCCTCATGTCCGATTGGGGTGGCTTTGGGACTTGTATGAGAGCCAGTGCAGGGCTAGACGATGGGTTGTAGCAGCCCGCACGTATCTGCTCCACTTGGTGGGTTGTACTCTTTTCACCAACAAGAGTTCAACCCATGTACATGTCATGCACCTGGAGGCTTTCAGGGACTTGGCCCAGGCAGGGGGATTCGCCTGGGGAGCAACTGCATTGGTCCACATGTACGAGCATCTAAACGACGCGTCGCAGGCCTCTACACGGTAG